In the Scyliorhinus canicula chromosome 23, sScyCan1.1, whole genome shotgun sequence genome, one interval contains:
- the LOC119956582 gene encoding uncharacterized protein LOC119956582, which produces MMMESSRRLTGLIMLFYSCHSQLLVDYNIVLCNGDLSRLATLVWLQPAHCLFEMWAVRRADQIATPPASASITVEILRGDNGTFVLTQKYSVPPCTDFSPEPTELAYRMGPSIACKNGSCIEHVLPGQSFRVRYVVLDSSANPLVMTRWSESITTRDDPPSYLSIHVWDAGMRSGNMVVITVLLVVTLSLLFGFAITMTVRWK; this is translated from the exons ATGATGATGGAATCTTCCAGGAGGCTGACTGGATTGATAATGCTTTTCTATTCTTGTCATTCACAACTTCTTGTAG attacaATATTGTGCTTTGCAATGGTGATTTGTCACGACTTGCTACACTGGTTTGGCTGCAACCTGcccactgtctgtttgaaatgtgGGCTGTACGGAGAGCTGACCAAATAGCCACTCCCCCAGCCTCTGCATCCATTACTGTGGAGATTTTAAGAGGAG ATAATGGCACTTTTGTTTTGACCCAGAAGTACTCTGTACCCCCTTGCACCGACTTCTCTCCCGAGCCAACAGAATTGGCCTATCGGATGGGACCTAGCATTGCGTGCAAGAATGGAAGCTGCATTGAACATGTGTTGCCAGGGCAGAGCTTCAG GGTGCGTTACGTTGTTTTAGACTCTTCTGCAAACCCCCTGGTGatgactcgatggtctgaatccATAACAACTAGAG ATGACCCTCCAAGCTATCTTTCTATCCATGTTTGGGATGCTGGAATGCGATCTGGCAATATGGTTGTGATCACTGTGCTCCTGGTAGTGACACTTTCTCTCCTGTTTGGCTTTGCTATCACTATGACTGTCAGATGGAAATAA